One Schlesneria paludicola DSM 18645 DNA segment encodes these proteins:
- the pdxR gene encoding MocR-like pyridoxine biosynthesis transcription factor PdxR, whose amino-acid sequence MTTNGRTRRFDLDSIVLSHEGPETLQSQLRDQLRRAILEGRLHPNERVPSTRGLAATLGVGRITVATVYEQLTSEGYLVATVGSGTRVSKTLPERFLNAPKPKGPKPTGNAVSSLSAQGRKIAEFGRLINFDSGRPVPFRPHVPALDAFPREIWERLTTRRQKRLPRDLLARVDPLGYRPLRESVAGYLGASRGVRCTADDIVITAGVQQGIDLIARLLIDPGDRVWLEDPGYKVARPVLEMIGAEVISAPLDQDGFDIATATRTLPSPRLIYVSPSCQWPTGVTMPLARRLELLSWVERSGAWVLEDDYTGEFRYGGRPLPALQGLDRSGRVIYMGTFSKVLFPSLRLGYFVAPPGLAEAFGVARWLADRHSPPLEQAVLADFIDGGHFARHIRQMRTLYAERQAAVVDAAQKELSTALIIPPAQAGMHLVAHTTGVSQEAAMAAASKAGIAFHPVAWYSTRTPLPSGLILGYAAYTPEASRRAMKAWARALDTAPRSIPTDAIA is encoded by the coding sequence ATGACGACGAATGGGCGTACTCGACGGTTCGATCTCGACTCAATCGTGCTGTCACACGAGGGCCCAGAAACCCTTCAGAGTCAGCTTCGTGATCAGCTTCGGCGGGCCATCCTCGAAGGGCGGCTCCATCCAAATGAACGAGTCCCTTCCACGCGGGGACTGGCCGCGACGCTGGGTGTCGGGCGGATCACCGTCGCCACGGTTTACGAACAGCTCACATCCGAAGGGTATCTCGTCGCGACCGTCGGTTCAGGAACTCGGGTTTCGAAAACCCTACCCGAGCGTTTTTTAAATGCCCCAAAACCAAAGGGACCAAAACCCACCGGCAATGCCGTCTCAAGCCTGTCCGCCCAGGGACGAAAGATCGCCGAGTTTGGACGCCTGATCAACTTCGACAGCGGGCGCCCGGTTCCCTTCCGTCCGCACGTTCCCGCACTGGATGCTTTCCCACGCGAAATTTGGGAACGGCTGACGACGCGACGGCAGAAGCGGTTGCCGCGTGATCTGCTCGCACGCGTCGATCCACTCGGATATCGACCACTGCGCGAATCAGTGGCCGGCTACTTGGGCGCCTCTCGCGGAGTACGCTGCACGGCGGACGACATCGTCATCACCGCAGGAGTCCAGCAGGGAATTGACCTGATCGCCCGTCTGCTGATCGACCCCGGTGATCGGGTTTGGCTCGAGGATCCCGGCTACAAGGTCGCACGCCCTGTCCTTGAAATGATCGGAGCCGAGGTCATTTCCGCTCCGCTGGATCAAGACGGTTTCGATATTGCCACCGCAACCCGAACATTACCGTCACCGCGCCTGATTTATGTCAGCCCCAGTTGTCAGTGGCCAACCGGCGTCACCATGCCCCTGGCACGCAGACTGGAACTGCTGTCCTGGGTTGAACGTTCCGGGGCATGGGTTCTCGAAGACGATTACACTGGCGAGTTTCGGTATGGGGGACGCCCGCTTCCTGCCCTGCAAGGTCTTGATCGATCGGGCCGGGTCATCTACATGGGAACATTCAGCAAAGTCCTGTTTCCCTCACTGCGACTCGGTTATTTTGTGGCTCCCCCTGGACTGGCAGAGGCATTCGGAGTTGCCCGCTGGCTGGCCGACCGGCATTCTCCCCCGCTGGAACAGGCGGTTCTGGCCGACTTCATTGATGGCGGACATTTTGCCCGCCACATCCGCCAGATGCGAACTCTTTATGCCGAACGTCAGGCCGCGGTGGTCGACGCCGCACAGAAAGAATTGAGCACCGCCCTGATCATCCCCCCTGCTCAAGCCGGCATGCACCTGGTCGCTCACACGACCGGTGTTTCTCAAGAGGCCGCCATGGCGGCGGCCTCAAAGGCCGGAATCGCCTTCCATCCCGTCGCCTGGTACAGCACCAGGACACCCCTTCCTTCGGGCCTCATCCTCGGATATGCAGCTTACACCCCCGAAGCCTCCCGTCGCGCTATGAAAGCCTGGGCGCGGGCACTCGACACTGCACCGCGGTCGATCCCCACCGACGCAATCGCATGA
- a CDS encoding carboxymuconolactone decarboxylase family protein codes for MQSRLDYTKAAPGTLRALFGLEVYLHGCGLDHGLLHLIKLRASQINGCAYCIDMHSKDARAAGETEQRLYLLDAWREAPIYTDRERAAFAWTEAVTKVTDGHVPDEVFAEVREQFNDKELADLTMSIAAINAWNRMAISFRMMPGAYQPGQFAHLFEKQHH; via the coding sequence ATGCAATCGCGTCTCGACTATACGAAAGCGGCCCCCGGGACCTTGAGGGCTCTGTTTGGGCTAGAGGTCTATCTCCACGGTTGCGGTTTGGATCATGGGCTGTTGCACCTGATCAAGCTGCGTGCGTCCCAAATCAATGGTTGCGCCTACTGTATCGACATGCATTCCAAGGATGCCCGTGCCGCGGGCGAAACCGAACAACGGCTGTATCTGCTCGACGCTTGGCGCGAGGCTCCGATCTATACCGACCGCGAACGTGCGGCGTTTGCCTGGACCGAAGCGGTGACCAAGGTGACTGACGGCCATGTGCCCGACGAGGTTTTCGCGGAAGTTCGTGAACAGTTCAACGACAAGGAGTTGGCGGACCTTACGATGTCGATTGCCGCGATCAACGCCTGGAACCGGATGGCGATCAGCTTCCGGATGATGCCCGGCGCATACCAGCCGGGGCAGTTCGCGCACCTGTTCGAGAAGCAGCATCACTGA